One Actinomyces marmotae DNA window includes the following coding sequences:
- the tuf gene encoding elongation factor Tu has protein sequence MAKAKFERTKPHVNIGTIGHVDHGKTTLTAAISKVLHDEYPELNPFTPFDEIDKAPEERQRGITINIAHVEYQTDKRHYAHVDAPGHADYIKNMITGAAQMDGAILVVAATDGPMAQTREHVLLARQVGVPALLVALNKADMVEDEELLDLVEMEVRELLSSQDYDGDNAPVVRVSALKALEGDAEWAAKIKELMDEVDTFIPTPERDMDKPFLMPIEDVFTITGRGTVVTGRVERGKLPINSEVEILGIREAQKTTVTGIEMFHKQMDEAWAGENCGLLLRGTKREDVERGQVVCKPGSITPHTQFEGHVYILTKDEGGRHNPFYSNYRPQFYFRTTDVTGVITLPEGTEMVMPGDTTEMSVELIQPIAMEEGLGFAIREGGRTVGSGRVTKIIK, from the coding sequence GTGGCCAAGGCCAAGTTCGAGCGGACCAAGCCGCACGTCAACATCGGAACGATCGGTCACGTCGACCACGGCAAGACGACGCTGACCGCCGCGATCTCCAAGGTTCTGCACGACGAGTACCCGGAGCTCAACCCCTTCACCCCCTTCGACGAGATCGACAAGGCTCCCGAGGAGCGCCAGCGCGGCATCACGATCAACATCGCGCACGTCGAGTACCAGACCGACAAGCGCCACTACGCGCACGTCGACGCCCCCGGCCACGCCGACTACATCAAGAACATGATCACCGGTGCCGCCCAGATGGATGGCGCGATCCTCGTGGTCGCCGCCACCGACGGCCCGATGGCCCAGACCCGCGAGCACGTCCTGCTCGCCCGCCAGGTCGGCGTCCCCGCCCTCCTCGTCGCCCTCAACAAGGCCGACATGGTGGAGGACGAGGAGCTCCTCGACCTGGTTGAGATGGAGGTCCGCGAGCTGCTGTCCTCCCAGGACTACGACGGCGACAACGCCCCCGTGGTTCGCGTCTCCGCGCTCAAGGCCCTTGAGGGCGACGCCGAGTGGGCCGCCAAGATCAAGGAGCTCATGGACGAGGTCGACACCTTCATCCCGACCCCCGAGCGCGACATGGACAAGCCGTTCCTCATGCCCATCGAGGACGTCTTCACCATCACCGGTCGCGGCACCGTCGTCACCGGCCGTGTCGAGCGCGGCAAGCTGCCGATCAACTCCGAGGTCGAGATCCTCGGTATCCGCGAGGCCCAGAAGACCACGGTCACTGGTATCGAGATGTTCCACAAGCAGATGGACGAGGCCTGGGCCGGCGAGAACTGCGGTCTGCTCCTGCGCGGCACCAAGCGCGAGGACGTCGAGCGCGGCCAGGTCGTCTGCAAGCCCGGCTCCATCACCCCGCACACCCAGTTCGAGGGCCACGTCTACATCCTGACCAAGGATGAGGGCGGCCGCCACAACCCCTTCTACTCGAACTACCGTCCGCAGTTCTACTTCCGGACCACGGACGTCACCGGCGTCATCACGCTGCCCGAGGGCACCGAGATGGTCATGCCCGGCGACACCACCGAGATGAGCGTCGAGCTCATCCAGCCCATCGCCATGGAGGAGGGCCTCGGCTTCGCCATCCGTGAGGGTGGCCGCACCGTCGGCTCCGGCCGCGTCACCAAGATCATCAAGTGA
- the rpsL gene encoding 30S ribosomal protein S12, with product MPTIQQLVRKGRSTKRSASKTPALKASPQRRGVCTRVYTTTPKKPNSALRKVARVRLSSGIEVTAYIPGEGHNLQEHSIVLVRGGRVKDLPGVRYHIVRGALDTQGVKNRQQARSKYGAKKEKK from the coding sequence GTGCCTACGATTCAGCAGTTGGTCCGCAAGGGCCGCTCGACCAAGCGCTCCGCGTCCAAGACGCCCGCGCTGAAGGCCAGCCCGCAGCGTCGTGGCGTGTGCACCCGCGTGTACACCACGACCCCCAAGAAGCCGAACTCCGCCCTCCGGAAGGTCGCCCGTGTGCGCCTGTCCTCCGGCATTGAGGTCACGGCCTACATTCCCGGCGAGGGGCACAACCTCCAGGAGCACTCGATCGTGCTCGTCCGCGGTGGTCGTGTGAAGGACCTTCCCGGTGTCCGCTACCACATCGTGCGCGGCGCTCTCGACACCCAGGGTGTCAAGAACCGCCAGCAGGCACGCTCCAAGTACGGCGCCAAGAAGGAGAAGAAGTAA
- the fusA gene encoding elongation factor G produces the protein MALDVLTDLTKVRNIGIMAHIDAGKTTVTERILFYTGINYKIGETHDGASTMDWMEQEQERGITITSAATTCFWKKNQINIIDTPGHVDFTVEVERSLRVLDGAVAVFDGKEGVEPQSETVWRQADKYNVPRVCYINKMDKLGANFDFSVQTIRDRLHATPIVINFPIGAESEFSGLVDVLEMRAIRFPEKDADGKETRGSVVEYEEIPADLVSKAEELRAELVETVAEADDALMEKYLEGEELSVAELKSGIRKLTIAGKAFPVLAGSAFKNKGIQPVLDAVLDYLPSPLDVPAVEGHKPGNEEEADSRPADAKADFSALAFKVATHPFYGKLVYVRVYSGKVAQGEQVLNATKGKKERIGKLFQMHSNKENPVEVASAGHIYAFIGLKDVTTGDTLSSQSAPIILESMTFPDPVIHVAIEPKTKGDQEKLGVAIQKLSEEDPTFTVRLDEETGQTVIGGMGELHLDVFVDRMRREFKVEANVGNPMVAYRETIRKKVDKVEYTHKKQTGGSGQFAKVQMSFEPLEVVEAAEGEEKAHYEFVNSVTGGRVPREYIPSVDAGVQDAMLTGVLAGYPMVDIKATLIDGAYHEVDSSEMAFKIAGSMAFKEGAKKASPVILEPIMAVEVRTPEEYMGDVIGDLNSRRGMIQSMEDAVGVKVVRANVPLSEMFGYVGDLRSKTQGRAVYSMTFDSYAEVPRNVQEEIVAKAKGA, from the coding sequence GTGGCACTCGACGTGCTGACCGACCTCACCAAGGTCCGCAACATCGGCATCATGGCCCATATCGATGCCGGCAAGACGACCGTGACGGAGCGCATCCTCTTCTACACGGGTATCAACTACAAGATCGGCGAGACCCACGACGGCGCCTCGACGATGGACTGGATGGAGCAGGAGCAGGAGCGCGGTATCACCATCACCTCCGCCGCCACTACCTGTTTCTGGAAGAAGAACCAGATCAACATCATCGACACCCCCGGCCACGTGGACTTCACGGTCGAGGTCGAGCGCTCCCTGCGCGTGCTCGACGGCGCCGTCGCGGTCTTCGACGGCAAGGAGGGCGTGGAGCCCCAGTCCGAGACGGTGTGGCGCCAGGCGGACAAGTACAACGTCCCGCGCGTGTGCTACATCAACAAGATGGACAAGCTGGGCGCGAACTTCGACTTCTCCGTCCAGACCATCCGGGACCGCCTCCACGCCACCCCGATCGTTATCAACTTCCCCATCGGCGCCGAGAGCGAGTTCTCCGGCCTGGTGGACGTCCTGGAGATGCGGGCGATCCGCTTCCCCGAGAAGGACGCCGATGGCAAGGAGACCCGCGGCTCCGTCGTCGAGTACGAGGAGATCCCCGCTGACCTCGTGTCCAAGGCCGAGGAGCTGCGCGCCGAGCTCGTCGAGACGGTCGCCGAGGCCGACGACGCCCTCATGGAGAAGTACCTGGAGGGCGAGGAGCTCAGCGTCGCCGAGCTCAAGTCCGGCATCCGCAAGCTGACCATCGCCGGCAAGGCCTTCCCGGTGCTGGCCGGCTCGGCCTTCAAGAACAAGGGCATCCAGCCTGTTCTCGACGCCGTGCTGGACTACCTCCCCTCTCCGCTGGACGTCCCGGCGGTCGAGGGCCACAAGCCCGGCAACGAGGAGGAGGCCGACTCCCGCCCGGCCGACGCCAAGGCCGATTTCTCCGCCCTGGCCTTCAAGGTCGCCACGCACCCCTTCTACGGCAAGCTCGTGTACGTCCGCGTCTACTCCGGCAAGGTCGCGCAGGGCGAGCAGGTGCTCAACGCCACCAAGGGCAAGAAGGAGCGCATCGGCAAGCTCTTCCAGATGCACTCCAACAAGGAGAACCCGGTGGAGGTGGCCTCCGCGGGCCACATCTACGCGTTCATCGGCCTCAAGGATGTCACCACCGGTGACACCCTGTCGTCGCAGAGCGCCCCGATCATCCTGGAGTCCATGACCTTCCCGGACCCGGTCATCCACGTGGCCATCGAGCCCAAGACCAAGGGCGACCAGGAGAAGCTGGGCGTGGCCATCCAGAAGCTCTCCGAGGAGGACCCGACCTTCACCGTCCGCCTGGACGAGGAGACCGGCCAGACCGTCATCGGCGGCATGGGCGAGCTGCACCTGGATGTCTTCGTGGACCGCATGCGCCGCGAGTTCAAGGTGGAGGCGAACGTCGGTAACCCGATGGTCGCCTACCGCGAGACCATCCGCAAGAAGGTGGACAAGGTCGAGTACACCCACAAGAAGCAGACGGGTGGCTCTGGCCAGTTCGCCAAGGTGCAGATGTCGTTTGAGCCCCTGGAGGTCGTCGAGGCCGCCGAGGGCGAGGAGAAGGCCCACTACGAGTTCGTCAACTCCGTCACCGGTGGCCGCGTGCCCCGCGAGTACATCCCCAGCGTTGACGCCGGCGTCCAGGACGCCATGCTCACCGGCGTCCTGGCGGGCTACCCGATGGTGGACATCAAGGCGACCCTCATCGACGGCGCCTACCACGAGGTCGACTCTTCCGAGATGGCCTTCAAGATCGCCGGCTCTATGGCGTTCAAGGAGGGCGCGAAGAAGGCCAGCCCGGTCATCCTTGAGCCCATCATGGCTGTCGAGGTCCGTACCCCCGAGGAGTACATGGGCGACGTCATCGGCGACCTCAACTCCCGCCGCGGCATGATCCAGTCCATGGAGGACGCCGTTGGCGTGAAGGTGGTGCGCGCTAACGTGCCGCTGAGCGAGATGTTCGGCTACGTTGGTGACCTGCGGTCCAAGACCCAGGGCCGCGCGGTGTACTCCATGACCTTTGACTCCTATGCCGAGGTGCCGCGCAACGTTCAGGAGGAGATCGTCGCCAAGGCGAAGGGCGCCTGA
- the rpsG gene encoding 30S ribosomal protein S7 has protein sequence MPRKGPAPKRPLVVDPVYGSPVVTQLVNRVLLDGKKSTAERIVYGALEGVRAKTDQDPVSVLKRALDNIRPALEVRSRRVGGATYQVPVEVRPNRATTLALRWLVDFSRQRRENTMTERLMNEILDASNGLGAAVKRREDMHRMAESNKAFAHYRW, from the coding sequence ATGCCTCGTAAGGGCCCCGCCCCGAAGCGCCCGCTCGTCGTCGACCCCGTCTACGGCTCCCCGGTCGTCACCCAGCTCGTCAACCGCGTCCTCCTCGATGGCAAGAAGTCGACGGCGGAGCGCATCGTCTACGGCGCCCTCGAGGGCGTCCGCGCCAAGACGGACCAGGACCCGGTCTCCGTGCTCAAGCGCGCGCTGGACAACATCCGCCCGGCCCTTGAGGTCCGCTCCCGCCGCGTCGGCGGCGCGACCTACCAGGTCCCGGTCGAGGTGCGCCCCAACCGCGCCACCACGCTGGCCCTGCGCTGGCTGGTCGACTTCTCCCGGCAGCGCCGCGAGAACACCATGACCGAGCGCCTCATGAACGAGATCCTCGACGCCTCCAACGGCCTCGGCGCCGCGGTCAAGCGCCGCGAGGACATGCACCGCATGGCCGAGTCCAACAAGGCCTTCGCGCACTACCGCTGGTAA
- a CDS encoding SpaH/EbpB family LPXTG-anchored major pilin codes for MRATRLSRRALGVAGVLSLGLSGLGATALAAPSGPGNIDFEQSGKLLIHKHVQSGTATPGTADGKDTGVKGDPVAGVKFTAYKLEADLKNQDTWAILSQLAVPNDACGSDFRTPAKTVGVLPVKAADASQSDLTNDQGKATIDNLAVGAYLVCETESPAKVVEKAAPFVVTVPFPNTKENEKNGAGANSNGQWIYDVNVYPKNVVIDAPVKDVNVVSYGLNGEAQVEFPVTAKVPAIGANTSFKHFIISDPMDVNYTSPAVKPNSVTIDGAPIDQDWYKATVNAGNEANISFTQKGLEELKKKPGSVISVTFTAKTQSVAAAINNQAKVYVDTIPGLIPPIAPPTTPPAGDPPVPSNKVVTAWGAASLLKQDKQSKQPLEGATFEIYNAKNPWEGTCTTEIAEDDKNTAIDESAKVTVDGKDVFTTDAQGKVDIKGLFVDSKKGAPGVENVAVDHTTRCYVLKETKAPAGFTLPTGGAELTPIKITAGQQTTDNQVTVDNTKTTVPQLPLTGAAGKILMTVGGLSLMAIAVGFVLVARKRRVNEA; via the coding sequence ATGCGTGCGACACGCTTATCCCGAAGAGCGCTTGGCGTTGCCGGCGTTCTTAGCCTGGGCCTTTCCGGCCTTGGCGCCACGGCCCTGGCTGCTCCCTCCGGGCCTGGCAACATCGACTTCGAGCAATCTGGAAAGCTCCTCATCCACAAGCACGTTCAGTCTGGAACCGCTACTCCCGGCACTGCTGACGGGAAGGACACCGGTGTCAAGGGCGATCCGGTCGCGGGGGTGAAGTTCACCGCTTACAAACTCGAGGCCGATCTTAAGAACCAGGACACATGGGCCATACTGTCCCAGTTGGCAGTGCCGAATGACGCCTGTGGATCTGACTTTAGGACTCCCGCAAAAACTGTCGGTGTCCTGCCGGTTAAGGCAGCGGATGCTTCTCAATCTGACCTCACGAACGACCAGGGGAAGGCCACCATTGATAATCTCGCAGTGGGCGCTTACCTCGTCTGTGAGACCGAGTCTCCTGCCAAGGTCGTGGAGAAGGCGGCCCCCTTCGTCGTGACCGTCCCCTTCCCCAACACCAAGGAGAATGAGAAGAACGGCGCTGGGGCGAACAGCAACGGCCAGTGGATCTACGACGTCAATGTCTACCCGAAGAACGTGGTGATCGACGCTCCTGTCAAGGACGTCAATGTGGTCTCCTACGGTCTGAACGGGGAGGCTCAAGTTGAGTTCCCGGTGACAGCGAAGGTTCCGGCGATCGGCGCGAACACCTCCTTCAAGCACTTCATCATATCGGACCCGATGGATGTGAATTACACGTCGCCTGCGGTGAAGCCTAACTCGGTGACCATCGATGGAGCCCCAATCGATCAGGATTGGTACAAGGCGACAGTCAATGCAGGCAACGAGGCCAACATCTCCTTCACTCAGAAGGGTCTGGAGGAGTTGAAGAAGAAGCCTGGAAGTGTCATTTCCGTCACCTTCACTGCGAAGACGCAGTCGGTTGCTGCTGCCATTAACAACCAGGCGAAGGTCTACGTCGACACCATTCCGGGCCTCATTCCTCCGATTGCTCCGCCGACCACTCCTCCCGCTGGCGACCCCCCCGTGCCCTCCAACAAGGTTGTCACCGCCTGGGGTGCCGCCTCCCTGCTGAAGCAGGACAAGCAGAGCAAGCAGCCGCTTGAGGGAGCGACCTTCGAGATCTACAACGCAAAGAACCCTTGGGAGGGAACCTGCACCACTGAGATCGCCGAGGACGATAAGAACACCGCCATCGATGAGTCGGCCAAGGTCACCGTGGATGGCAAGGATGTCTTCACCACTGATGCCCAGGGCAAGGTCGACATCAAGGGCTTGTTCGTTGACTCGAAGAAGGGGGCCCCTGGCGTTGAGAATGTTGCCGTGGACCACACCACGCGCTGCTACGTGCTCAAGGAGACCAAGGCCCCCGCGGGTTTCACCCTTCCGACCGGCGGTGCTGAGTTGACGCCGATCAAGATTACGGCGGGTCAGCAGACCACCGATAACCAGGTGACGGTTGACAACACCAAGACCACCGTCCCGCAGCTGCCCCTCACGGGTGCGGCGGGCAAGATCCTCATGACGGTCGGTGGCCTGTCGCTTATGGCGATCGCCGTCGGCTTCGTGCTCGTTGCTCGCAAGCGCCGCGTCAACGAGGCCTGA